Genomic DNA from Dioscorea cayenensis subsp. rotundata cultivar TDr96_F1 chromosome 1, TDr96_F1_v2_PseudoChromosome.rev07_lg8_w22 25.fasta, whole genome shotgun sequence:
ttaaggaagaaggagagatctagttttttttccctcttctcctctttttcttttgatttggtgtgtggtgccggcggcGAGGACGGGGATAGGTCTCTCCGTCAAGGGTTTTGTCTCTTACGTTGTGAGGTTCCATCGAAAAAATATCGTaggattttgggggtttttgagcgatcgacaagtaagtaaaccacatataaatctgtatatatatatatgtataagcaAATTTCTTATCTTTGGTGATGGTttacataattatcaaattaatttggattttaccgttaaaaaaaacattcatgaACTAATCAAAAAGTTTTGTTTTGACTTTTGTGTTTAGGTTGGTCGTCATCCTTGTAGtttagtatatttattattttgtttatttgatttatggtattttgtttattttgaacttTTCTGTTAACTTGGCCTTAgttgttatttctttatttatctattttagcaaaatacggattcatgatatatatatttaaattatcttatttgtttaattcatgAACGTTTGCATTTAAGAAGTGCTGAGAAATGCTATAATTGTTTTAACgctatttccatatttaaataaattttttttattgtgtggAATATTATGTTAGGTGATagttgattatttgatataattggagtaatttttgttagaaaaacgggatcaccgaatttcaatatttttgtgttgacaataattttggacataccgacatatttttgttatagaaacttGTAGTCCCTaattaactgtgcaataaccttgtcactgggggttaaatattgaccgtgtcgacacgtacttctgacatagaaactatagtttcgcaccgttccgtcggtgaagaataacggcttctgatattttGGTTCGGGTCACCGAgagtaaacctatgagttctgaaatccgaTTCGGGTCAccaagtttaaataaatgagttatgatattttgttttggcattagttgttggggaacttatatgctcgttattttggtaaattaaatctgttttgaaTTATTCTGATTTAcgggttcattttgatatttctttcattatgttacattttgtaaatttttggaaattattgaactttttgtgatcccgatatttttagaagttgcttactgggctcccaagctcattaagttgttttctttccctttcagatcaggagtagggttgagtggtggaaaACTTAGCAAGGATCGTTGGGTATTTCGCCTTATAATTAGCTTGTAATAagtaccatttttttttgtgtgggcctaagttttgattgaattagttgttttgtttttgcaaacaTTCAGTCTGATTCTTTATTCTGTTTGGAACAGGTTTTGAGGCATTGTAtgtctacttggtttcggccttgtaggtgtgcggccgtttgtcagtgcacTGGGCCTGGCGAGCCGGGTTCAGGGCTTGACACTAACTGTTAACTTTAAATAGGGGTTCTTGTCATCTagtgtccaaaaaaaaaaaatctaatgctAACAGTCGTCACTGAAGCGCTTGTATTGGTTCTCCGCAaggaacaattttttttttaagctataTGATTGGTTGATGTTTGTATTATATTGGATATGAATCTATCAAGAGTATACATTATTTATCCACAATCTTTAATTACTTGTACAAAATCCTtcttgaaaataaatcaaacttaTTCATAATTGatctaaaataattattcatcCGCTTAtagcaaattaaattttaatttattttatgagtgaaataaacataaataaggCCTAGGCCTTATCTGCTCATATACATGAAGATGTACAATTGGCGATCCTTCCCATAGTATTGGATCAAATTTGAATGTGAAGCGATGGAAGGGTTGcttcgaatatatatatatatatatataattatattttattgtactAATTATTGTACCCTGTCATCAAGCGATAGACAAGCCTGTCAAAATTGTCATTAATTTATTCCATGCCATTGTTGAGTAAGTTGTCGACTTcttatatcttatatatattcttaacaatCAAATCTTTTCTAAAGTGGGCTTGAAATCAAACAGGGACCCATGTACCAACCACCACGCTTAATTATTGGAATCATAGTAAAAATTTTAAGTGATTTAAATGGCAGTGAAACAATTGAAAGTAAAATCTACTTTGGCATCTATCTATAAATAGAGGCCAAAGGAAAGAGCAAGCCATTCGTTCCAGTTGTTTAAGTTGAGCTAAAGTCCTCAGTTTACTACACTAATATGGCTATCCCAAGAGCATTCGCTTTCTTCTCTCTGGCCCTGCTACTTGTTGCTTCTCCTCTTTGCTGCATGGCAAACTTCATACTTTACTCTGGGGAATCCCTCAGGTCCGGGGAAGCCTTGTCCTATGCGAGCTACACTTTCATTATGCAGTCTGACTGCAACCTGGTCGAGTATGATAATGGCAACCCAATCTGGGCTTCCGGCACTAACGGCCGAGGCAGCAGCTGCTACGTCACTCTGCAGAGTGATGGTAACCTTGTCATTTAcgacaaaaaaaacaaagctgTGTGGGCAAGCAACACCAGCGTGGGACAAGGCAACTACGTCCTCATCCTCCAGAAAGATCGCAACGTCGTCATCTATGGCGGTGCACTTTGGGCAACCAACACTAACACTGTCGGCGTCTCTGGTGGTATGTTCATCCAAAGTAAGGCCACCATCTTTGGTTCTTTGCCTGCTAACGAAACTATTGCAGAAGCCAAGGCTGCACGCATTTCCATGGTCGTCAACAAGTGATGCTGAAGCTCAGTGAACAATATAATAAGCTCATGCATCCATTTTGATATCTATccttcatgcatgcatgtgctAGTTGAGTTATAATAAGTTGCTTCGGCCTTGTATTGCATATGTAGCCCGTGTGTGTCAAGTTTTCACTGTTGCTGTCGGTAACGAGAAATATCTAGTTTGTGCCATGCAAACATCGATCATGTGGTGATAATGTGATGCATCCTATGCCTTCCAGCTTCTTCTTGAATATGCTTGCTCCTCCCAAACTTGAGATTGTGCTGCAGCACCATGCATtcactaaaataataataataataataataataatctcttGGTCCATTCACAATCAGTTCTGTGTGTAAGGTATCTATTTTTGCAGAGGAGTCATGTTCCAAACTAATATACATAGGGTATGCAAGAGCATATGTGTGCAGAGAGGACACTCggtatatataactatataactatatataatactaataatagtgGTGGTGGTGCGTGGTaggattttctaaaaatataaaaacaaaattcatatagaaattctcttcttctcccatTTTTTATAGTGATTATATATAAGACTCAACtagatttcaaaaatatattttaaaaaaaaaaaattaatttgagatGATGATTAAagtcttgattatttttttctcggcttagaaagaaattaaacccgttattcaaaaaattttatttcataattaaaacAAGGTTTGTTtgtatcaatttttaatttgacgTTGGTTTCTTTAAAGCAAAGCTAGCTTGTTGATAAagccataaaaaaattaaattatatactacCATcgatcactacaacaaaaaaagcTTATTGTGACATTTATGAAACAACAATTTTGGCAAATGTCACTGAAAAccattaaaattacttttaagcGATGTTTGTAATAAATGTTggtgtaattatattttatcccTACGTTTATAGTGACATTTTTACTTATAGTCACAATAGGTTtggttttacaattttttttataaatattttagagaCATTGAAAGAAATGTCAGTATAATATTAACTGTTAAGACGTTTATTACGACTTAtgtaacaaatgtcataatTCAATGTGACTCTCATTGCATCAATTTGCTATGACATATTTGAAATGTCATTTTAagttatcaaaataattttaaaacgtCATTTCATGTAAatgttgttatattttatttgctagTGACTTTTAGAACCACACTTATTATATATGTCTTAAtagtttaaaagttttttattaatgttagtGACATTAGTAAGTTATGTTACTATAatcttagtttttattattatttttttttgtgacatttGAAATAACTATTGTAGTGCACATATTGCATTTCTTTATAAACATCTCAATAATCCtggcatttatttttttcttttaaaaacaatGTAGATAATGTGAtttgttatgttttaaaatCACCACTATAGTTGAATTTGATGGTTATGTGGGGTTATAATTGGGGTGGAGATTCACCAAGGATATATTCCCATGCCTTAGCTCCAAATTTACAAGTCCATCCTAACCCTGTCCCAGAACTTAAGTATGGGAAAAAGATTTTTCCCCATCTCCATCCCCATCCGCATGGGGATTATTTGGTTTCAAAGATTTCCCAGGCCCGattaatttttctatatatataaaacattattagtttttaaaatgaaatttataaaatatttgatattccCAGGCAATGGCCACAACctcaacaatatttatttatgttttttctaaataattttattagagttaataaattctaaatatattatcattaatttgcaaattttacataatttttttataacttctacataattattattatcatatccTATAAACATCATATTTACTAACAGTCCTCTAGTTTCTGTACATatgaactttgaaaaaaaatattagcaaTTATCGAATTTTATAGGAGCATACAAGTGGTTTTAACATCTTGCTTTGTTATTAGAATCAATTTGCATTAACATacacaaataattatttatag
This window encodes:
- the LOC120264134 gene encoding mannose-specific lectin-like, producing the protein MAIPRAFAFFSLALLLVASPLCCMANFILYSGESLRSGEALSYASYTFIMQSDCNLVEYDNGNPIWASGTNGRGSSCYVTLQSDGNLVIYDKKNKAVWASNTSVGQGNYVLILQKDRNVVIYGGALWATNTNTVGVSGGMFIQSKATIFGSLPANETIAEAKAARISMVVNK